The following proteins are encoded in a genomic region of Catellatospora sp. TT07R-123:
- a CDS encoding DUF6760 family protein: MRHPPEQLWQEIATVACRFGWSLQDILDLEHADRRRLVGIIGDWDTGR, translated from the coding sequence GTGAGGCACCCGCCTGAGCAGCTCTGGCAGGAGATCGCAACGGTGGCGTGCCGCTTCGGCTGGTCGCTGCAGGACATCCTCGACCTCGAACACGCCGACCGGCGCCGCCTCGTCGGCATCATCGGCGACTGGGACACCGGGAGGTAG
- a CDS encoding phage tail protein, which yields MTKPSAPSTPDPAVAVCFWVKVDGRDLGAFTACDGIGCEVVIEQREEGGNNSFVHQLPGRIKYTNIKLTRPVDADTKKIAVWFAGFGGVVQRTTATIQAMTADGTIVYAWHLTGVIPVRWTGPSLSVDSAKVATETLELAHHGFMQGAGA from the coding sequence ATGACCAAGCCATCCGCTCCGTCCACCCCCGATCCCGCCGTCGCGGTCTGCTTCTGGGTCAAGGTCGACGGCCGTGACCTGGGCGCGTTCACCGCCTGCGACGGCATCGGCTGCGAGGTCGTCATCGAGCAGCGGGAGGAGGGCGGCAACAACAGCTTCGTGCACCAGCTCCCGGGGCGGATCAAGTACACCAACATCAAGCTGACCCGGCCCGTCGACGCCGACACCAAGAAGATCGCCGTATGGTTCGCCGGATTCGGCGGCGTGGTGCAGCGGACCACCGCGACCATCCAGGCGATGACCGCCGACGGCACCATCGTCTACGCCTGGCATCTGACGGGTGTCATCCCGGTGCGCTGGACCGGTCCGTCGCTGTCGGTGGACAGCGCGAAGGTGGCGACCGAGACCCTGGAGCTGGCGCACCACGGGTTCATGCAGGGGGCGGGCGCATGA
- a CDS encoding LysM peptidoglycan-binding domain-containing protein, with protein MTGPAKAYLKFLEPTVKGPGGPTTVKGVDKLTFSFNPKEYTVTKSANWSRESSKNAKSAAAPEFNGSGPRSISVEMFFDATDPDLVIDVAKSVETLLACAEPLPSTLAAGMKPLPPFVQLGWGETITFVAFVKQVSAKYTLFMPSGAPLRAVCQLTLEEIPLPGSRQNPTSGSTRATHAHTVIAGDSLPSIAYAAYGDPTRWREIAEANGVDDPLRLAPGTRLLLPAG; from the coding sequence ATGACCGGCCCGGCCAAGGCGTACCTGAAGTTCCTGGAGCCGACGGTGAAGGGGCCCGGCGGCCCCACCACGGTCAAGGGCGTCGACAAGCTCACGTTCTCCTTCAATCCCAAGGAGTACACGGTCACCAAGAGCGCCAACTGGAGCCGCGAATCGTCCAAGAACGCCAAGTCGGCCGCGGCGCCGGAGTTCAACGGGTCGGGCCCGCGCTCGATCTCGGTGGAGATGTTCTTCGACGCCACCGACCCGGACCTGGTGATCGACGTGGCCAAGTCGGTGGAGACGCTGCTGGCGTGCGCCGAGCCGCTGCCGTCGACGCTGGCCGCGGGCATGAAGCCGCTGCCGCCGTTCGTGCAGCTCGGCTGGGGCGAGACGATCACCTTCGTGGCCTTCGTCAAGCAGGTCAGCGCCAAGTACACGCTGTTCATGCCCAGCGGCGCCCCGCTGCGGGCGGTCTGCCAGCTGACGCTGGAGGAGATCCCGCTGCCCGGTTCCCGGCAGAACCCCACCTCCGGCAGCACCCGGGCCACCCACGCGCACACGGTGATCGCCGGGGACAGCCTGCCGTCGATCGCGTACGCCGCCTACGGCGACCCGACCCGCTGGCGGGAGATCGCCGAGGCCAACGGCGTCGACGACCCGCTGCGGCTGGCGCCCGGCACCCGGCTCCTGCTCCCGGCGGGGTGA
- a CDS encoding VgrG-related protein, whose translation MAEQHNSQQFLVEIDGKELAPEVSTAMNSVVVEDNLHVPDSFELSFRDPGRTLLAEAGLTFGATVKISVQPSGESGPVLLLTGEITAVALEIDGAGTRTVATGYDLSHRLFLGRRCEIHSDVSYADCARAVARRNKLKEGDIQPTRPIHQRVAQDNTTDWQFLQRLAREVGYEVSVVDGSLHFRPPAAAAKAPEPGTLDSAGALQLRLGDELLRINARVSAAEQVAEVEVRGWDPGTKKPLVAVAPAKTASVVNGADPAAVAAKFGGHRLVLTDPPYRTQAEVDTAAKAAADHVAGAFAELAGLARGNARLRAGTPVSIGLAGSPFDGRYTLTRTRHRYDARDGYAVSFNASGRQDRSLLALAGGSAEPQPRTGGVVPGMVTDVADPLDQGRVKVRFPWLAEDYTSDWLRVVSAGAGARRGMVMLPEVDDEVLVAFEQGDLRHGYVLGGLYNGVDTPQLGEKLIDATTGAVRRRGFVSRRGHSLVFLDDAADSGVALLAEQGKLRISLHGTQRRIRITADGAVEISGTEVTVKASGNATIQAGGQLRLKGATVKVEASGPVEVTGTPIKLN comes from the coding sequence ATGGCCGAGCAGCACAACTCCCAGCAGTTCCTCGTCGAGATCGACGGCAAGGAGCTGGCCCCCGAGGTCAGCACCGCGATGAACAGTGTCGTGGTGGAGGACAACCTGCACGTGCCGGACAGCTTCGAGCTGTCCTTCCGCGACCCGGGCCGCACCCTGCTGGCCGAGGCGGGCCTCACCTTCGGGGCCACCGTGAAGATCAGCGTGCAGCCGTCGGGCGAGTCCGGCCCGGTGCTGCTGCTCACCGGCGAGATCACCGCCGTGGCACTGGAGATCGACGGCGCCGGCACCCGCACCGTGGCCACCGGGTACGACCTGTCGCACCGCCTGTTCCTGGGGCGCCGCTGCGAGATCCACAGCGACGTCAGCTACGCGGACTGCGCCCGCGCCGTGGCCAGGCGCAACAAACTCAAAGAGGGCGACATCCAGCCGACCAGGCCGATCCACCAGCGGGTCGCGCAGGACAACACCACGGACTGGCAGTTCCTCCAGCGCCTGGCCCGCGAGGTCGGGTACGAGGTCAGCGTCGTCGACGGCAGCCTGCACTTCCGGCCGCCCGCCGCCGCCGCGAAGGCTCCCGAACCGGGCACGCTCGACTCCGCCGGGGCGCTGCAACTGCGCCTGGGCGACGAGCTGCTGCGGATCAACGCCCGGGTCTCCGCCGCCGAGCAGGTCGCCGAGGTGGAGGTGCGCGGCTGGGACCCCGGCACGAAGAAGCCCCTGGTCGCGGTCGCACCCGCGAAGACGGCCTCGGTCGTGAACGGGGCGGACCCGGCCGCGGTCGCGGCGAAGTTCGGCGGCCACCGGCTGGTGCTCACCGACCCGCCGTACCGTACGCAGGCCGAAGTGGACACCGCCGCGAAGGCCGCGGCGGACCACGTCGCCGGCGCCTTCGCGGAGCTGGCCGGGCTGGCCCGCGGCAACGCGCGGCTGCGCGCGGGCACCCCGGTCAGCATCGGCCTGGCCGGGTCGCCGTTCGACGGCCGGTACACGCTCACCCGCACCCGGCACCGCTACGACGCGCGCGACGGGTACGCGGTGTCCTTCAACGCCAGCGGGCGCCAGGACCGCTCGCTGCTGGCGCTGGCGGGCGGCTCCGCCGAACCGCAGCCGCGCACCGGCGGCGTGGTGCCCGGGATGGTCACCGACGTGGCCGATCCGCTGGACCAGGGCCGGGTGAAGGTGCGCTTCCCGTGGCTGGCCGAGGACTACACCTCCGACTGGCTGCGGGTCGTCTCCGCGGGCGCGGGCGCCCGCCGCGGCATGGTGATGCTGCCGGAGGTCGACGACGAGGTGCTCGTCGCGTTCGAGCAGGGCGACCTGCGCCACGGGTATGTGCTGGGCGGCCTCTACAACGGCGTCGACACCCCGCAGCTGGGCGAGAAGCTGATCGACGCGACCACGGGCGCGGTGCGCCGCCGGGGCTTCGTGTCCCGGCGCGGGCACTCGCTGGTCTTCCTCGACGACGCCGCCGACTCCGGGGTGGCGCTGCTGGCCGAGCAGGGCAAGCTGCGGATCTCGCTGCACGGCACGCAGCGGCGCATCCGGATCACCGCCGACGGGGCCGTCGAGATCAGCGGCACCGAGGTGACGGTCAAGGCCAGCGGCAACGCCACCATCCAGGCGGGCGGCCAGCTGCGGCTCAAGGGCGCCACGGTCAAGGTCGAGGCGTCCGGGCCGGTCGAGGTCACCGGTACACCGATCAAGTTGAACTGA
- a CDS encoding PAAR domain-containing protein, producing MGAPAAVLGDRITGTCPLHQIPNPASGIPQPGPPMPFSAPVITGAVPSVLVGGKPVLVAGASGINTPPHVGLHVSDPFMVPPMQRGVIVSGSATVLAGGRPVATASSPVTLCTGTPGTLVASAATVLVGP from the coding sequence ATGGGCGCACCGGCCGCGGTGCTCGGCGATCGGATCACCGGGACCTGTCCGCTGCACCAGATCCCGAATCCGGCCAGCGGCATCCCCCAGCCCGGACCGCCGATGCCGTTCTCCGCGCCGGTCATCACCGGGGCGGTGCCGTCGGTGCTGGTGGGAGGCAAGCCGGTGCTGGTCGCCGGGGCGAGCGGGATCAACACCCCGCCGCACGTCGGCCTGCACGTCAGCGACCCGTTCATGGTCCCGCCGATGCAGCGCGGCGTCATCGTCTCCGGGTCGGCGACCGTGCTCGCGGGCGGCCGCCCGGTGGCCACCGCCTCCAGTCCGGTGACGCTGTGCACGGGCACTCCCGGCACGCTGGTCGCCTCGGCCGCCACGGTCCTGGTGGGACCGTGA
- a CDS encoding GPW/gp25 family protein gives MTGDFIGRGWHFPLAADAAGRVRLSGGDRRLEQSIRLILGTALGERPMRPEFGCRIHDMVFDTVDATTAGGLADAVRTALGRWEPRIDVHDVRISDDPGAAGTVLIDVRYTAHGRNDPRNLVFPFYAISAEGR, from the coding sequence ATGACCGGCGACTTCATCGGCCGGGGCTGGCACTTCCCGCTTGCCGCCGACGCCGCCGGGCGGGTACGCCTCAGCGGCGGCGACCGCCGCCTGGAGCAGTCGATCCGGCTGATCCTGGGCACCGCGCTCGGCGAGCGCCCGATGCGGCCGGAGTTCGGCTGCCGCATCCACGACATGGTGTTCGACACCGTCGACGCGACCACCGCGGGCGGGCTGGCCGACGCGGTGCGCACGGCGCTGGGGCGCTGGGAGCCCCGCATCGACGTGCACGACGTACGCATCAGCGACGATCCCGGTGCGGCCGGGACCGTCCTGATCGACGTCCGGTACACCGCGCACGGGCGCAACGACCCGCGCAACCTGGTGTTCCCCTTCTACGCGATCTCCGCCGAAGGGCGGTGA
- a CDS encoding putative baseplate assembly protein, with product MTTPTPRLDDRSFQDLVDDAKRLVQQRCPGWTDHNVSDPGVTLLELFAWMTDIVLYRLNRVPDRLYLRFLDLMGIVPFPPTAARADITFRLTAPRPATVTVPAGTQASTRRVDDADPAVFTTVEALDIVPCELSALATVDGAGQAVDRTSDLDRAMPFLCFSTPPVPDECVLIGLSAAVPRCLAALRLDCEIQGHGVDPRWPPLAWEAWTADGWRPCDVERDDTGGLNIAGDVLLHVPAGHASTMLAGRQAGWLRCRVVPTVEGQKAYSDSPRLTSARAHTIGGTAHAVHATVVDAEDLGVSTGVAGQRFPLTRHPVIPDEPAPVLEVGRDDTGGDGGWRAWQLVDDFASAGPDDPVFRIDALAGEVQFGPAVRQSDGSLRGFGAVPAKGARLRVRGYRAGGGAAGNVAAHLITVLKTSLPYLRGEVDNRRAAVGGVDGETIDEMRERAPLALRARDRAVTAADYEQLARQAAPEVGRVTCVPVSPGDEAVRVLVVPNVGADGPMSFADLVPDAELLSSIAAYLEPRRIVGTRVLVAPPVYQAVTVVATLHARPGRRAADIEPAALRALHRHLHPLVGGPAGTGWPYGRSVHIGEIFAVLQQVPGVDLVEDVKLFPADAVTGRRGEAVRRIEVAGNALAFGYQHVLKVEE from the coding sequence GTGACGACACCCACGCCGCGGCTGGACGACCGCAGCTTCCAGGACCTGGTCGACGACGCGAAACGGCTGGTGCAGCAGCGCTGTCCGGGCTGGACCGACCACAACGTCAGCGACCCCGGGGTGACCCTGCTGGAGCTGTTCGCCTGGATGACCGACATCGTGCTGTACCGGCTGAACCGCGTCCCCGACCGTCTCTACCTGCGGTTCCTCGACCTGATGGGGATAGTTCCGTTCCCGCCGACCGCGGCGCGGGCCGACATCACGTTCCGCCTGACCGCGCCGCGCCCCGCGACGGTCACCGTGCCCGCGGGCACCCAGGCCTCGACCCGCCGCGTCGACGACGCCGACCCGGCCGTCTTCACCACCGTGGAGGCGCTGGACATCGTGCCGTGCGAGCTGTCGGCGCTGGCCACCGTCGACGGCGCCGGCCAGGCCGTGGACCGCACCTCCGACCTGGACCGGGCCATGCCGTTCCTGTGCTTCTCCACCCCGCCGGTGCCGGACGAGTGCGTCCTGATCGGCCTGTCCGCGGCGGTGCCGCGCTGCCTGGCGGCGCTGCGGCTGGACTGCGAGATCCAGGGGCACGGCGTCGACCCGCGCTGGCCCCCGCTGGCCTGGGAGGCGTGGACGGCGGACGGCTGGCGGCCCTGCGACGTCGAGCGCGACGACACCGGTGGCCTGAACATCGCCGGGGACGTGCTGCTGCACGTGCCGGCCGGGCACGCCTCGACCATGCTGGCCGGGCGGCAGGCCGGCTGGCTGCGCTGCCGGGTCGTCCCGACCGTCGAGGGCCAGAAGGCATACAGCGACTCGCCGCGGCTCACCTCGGCGCGGGCACACACCATCGGGGGTACGGCGCACGCCGTGCACGCCACCGTCGTCGACGCCGAGGACCTGGGCGTCTCGACCGGCGTGGCGGGGCAGCGGTTCCCCCTGACCCGCCATCCGGTCATCCCCGACGAGCCCGCGCCGGTGCTGGAGGTCGGCCGCGACGACACCGGCGGGGACGGCGGCTGGCGTGCCTGGCAGCTCGTCGACGACTTCGCCTCCGCCGGGCCGGACGATCCCGTGTTCCGCATCGATGCGCTGGCGGGCGAGGTGCAGTTCGGTCCGGCGGTGCGCCAGTCCGACGGCTCGCTGCGCGGGTTCGGCGCGGTGCCCGCCAAGGGCGCCCGGCTGCGCGTGCGCGGCTACCGTGCCGGGGGCGGCGCCGCGGGCAACGTGGCGGCGCACCTGATCACGGTCCTGAAGACGTCGCTGCCGTACCTGCGGGGCGAGGTGGACAACCGGCGCGCCGCGGTCGGCGGGGTCGACGGCGAGACCATCGACGAGATGCGCGAGCGGGCGCCGCTGGCGCTGCGGGCGCGGGACCGGGCGGTCACCGCCGCCGACTACGAGCAGCTGGCCCGGCAGGCCGCGCCCGAGGTCGGCCGGGTCACGTGCGTGCCGGTGTCGCCGGGCGACGAGGCGGTCCGGGTGCTGGTCGTGCCGAACGTCGGCGCCGACGGGCCGATGTCCTTCGCGGACCTGGTGCCCGACGCCGAGCTGCTGTCCTCGATCGCGGCCTACCTCGAACCGCGCCGGATCGTCGGCACCCGGGTGCTGGTGGCGCCGCCGGTCTACCAGGCCGTCACCGTGGTGGCGACGCTGCACGCCCGGCCCGGCCGCCGGGCCGCCGACATCGAGCCCGCCGCGCTGCGCGCGCTGCACCGCCACCTGCATCCGCTGGTCGGCGGCCCGGCCGGGACCGGCTGGCCGTACGGGCGCTCGGTGCACATCGGCGAGATCTTCGCGGTGCTTCAGCAGGTGCCGGGCGTGGACCTGGTCGAGGACGTGAAGCTGTTCCCCGCCGACGCGGTCACCGGCCGCCGGGGCGAGGCGGTGCGGCGTATCGAGGTGGCCGGCAACGCGCTGGCGTTCGGATACCAGCATGTGCTGAAAGTGGAGGAGTAG
- a CDS encoding phage tail protein, giving the protein MRGTVSGLLSPYPMGERLPSVYLVDEMAQGLTAACDEVLAPVLSVLDNLPAYFDPLLAPPDFLRWLGSWVSTHPSTLPSGAVDERWRGAIAAAGGTLRRIGTAAAIAAEVAVAAGVPVEDVDVADSGGVSWSTDPAAPLPGQDVPKLAVRIRAPDPALVDQHVVAVALAAAKPAHLPCTLTVA; this is encoded by the coding sequence ATGCGCGGGACCGTCTCCGGGCTGCTCAGCCCCTATCCGATGGGCGAGCGGCTGCCCTCGGTCTACCTCGTCGACGAGATGGCGCAGGGCCTCACCGCGGCCTGCGACGAGGTGCTGGCACCGGTGCTCAGCGTGCTGGACAACCTGCCCGCCTACTTCGATCCGCTGCTGGCCCCGCCGGACTTCTTGCGCTGGCTGGGCTCGTGGGTGTCCACCCATCCGAGCACCCTGCCCAGCGGTGCCGTCGACGAGCGCTGGCGCGGCGCGATCGCCGCCGCGGGCGGCACCCTGCGCCGGATCGGTACGGCTGCGGCGATCGCGGCCGAGGTCGCCGTCGCGGCCGGGGTGCCGGTCGAGGACGTCGACGTCGCCGACTCCGGCGGCGTGTCCTGGTCCACCGATCCGGCGGCACCGCTGCCCGGACAGGACGTGCCGAAGCTGGCCGTACGGATCCGGGCACCCGATCCGGCGCTGGTGGACCAGCACGTCGTGGCGGTCGCGCTGGCCGCCGCCAAACCCGCCCATCTGCCCTGCACGTTGACGGTGGCGTAG
- a CDS encoding discoidin domain-containing protein — translation MIICKKCGHHNTDADQWCTNPGCGAYLAFDGAVQEQPVPEPAPTPPPPPAPIPPPPTPTAPQAVTPQPVTPQPYQPQPPVAQQTVRPEPPPEPTGPQVRPGDRVCARCGWGNEHSRTFCRHCGNELNGAAPPLTPTAPMPPVTGPRRRRRWPIVAGVIILSVMVLACGAALAVWASTKLHKPGTPVVATTRAAAPSALHPPPRVSPSPEPNLPPDEPGIALSSSAITPGASSSGPDAGPEYLLDRDSGSYWSAADNDSRPSLTFNLDAPEGVRVVRMTVESGGTTSEFNQRPRPRLICVSVDDGPCAEHTLEDTPALQQVRIDAPQPAHRIRLDILSTYDATESGPHDQAVAMREVVFYIAP, via the coding sequence ATGATCATTTGTAAGAAGTGCGGCCATCACAACACCGACGCCGACCAGTGGTGCACCAACCCCGGCTGTGGGGCGTACCTGGCCTTCGACGGAGCGGTGCAGGAGCAGCCGGTGCCCGAACCGGCACCGACCCCACCGCCACCACCGGCACCGATCCCACCGCCGCCGACGCCGACGGCGCCGCAGGCCGTCACGCCGCAGCCCGTGACACCGCAGCCGTACCAGCCGCAGCCGCCGGTCGCCCAGCAGACCGTCCGGCCGGAACCGCCGCCCGAGCCGACCGGGCCGCAGGTGCGCCCCGGCGATCGCGTCTGCGCCAGGTGCGGCTGGGGCAACGAGCACAGCCGTACGTTCTGCCGGCACTGCGGCAACGAGCTCAACGGGGCCGCGCCGCCGCTCACGCCGACCGCGCCGATGCCGCCCGTCACCGGGCCGCGCCGGCGGCGGCGCTGGCCGATCGTGGCGGGTGTCATCATCCTGAGCGTCATGGTGCTGGCCTGCGGCGCGGCCCTGGCGGTCTGGGCCTCGACGAAGCTCCACAAGCCGGGAACCCCGGTCGTCGCCACCACCCGCGCCGCCGCCCCCTCCGCGCTCCATCCGCCGCCCAGGGTGTCGCCCAGTCCGGAACCCAACCTGCCGCCGGATGAGCCCGGTATCGCGCTGTCGAGCAGCGCGATCACTCCCGGCGCCAGTTCGTCCGGGCCGGACGCGGGGCCGGAGTACCTGCTCGACAGGGACTCCGGGTCGTACTGGTCGGCGGCCGACAACGACAGCCGGCCTTCGCTCACCTTCAATCTGGACGCCCCAGAGGGCGTGCGGGTGGTCCGGATGACGGTGGAATCCGGCGGCACCACCAGCGAATTCAACCAGCGGCCCCGGCCGAGGCTCATCTGCGTCAGCGTCGACGACGGGCCCTGCGCCGAGCACACCCTGGAGGACACGCCCGCCCTGCAGCAGGTTCGGATCGACGCGCCGCAGCCCGCGCACCGGATCAGGCTGGACATCCTGTCCACCTACGACGCCACCGAGTCTGGCCCGCACGACCAGGCCGTCGCGATGCGGGAGGTCGTGTTCTACATCGCCCCGTAG
- a CDS encoding ricin-type beta-trefoil lectin domain protein produces MLAATGATYSLAVPAESAYAAVVGDPITGPGGKCVDVSGDDTGVNGTAVQLWDCQSAAADQHWSWSGTALTTIGRCLDVTSGGTANSTPLQLWDCNGTGAQQWVQQADGSMRNPQSGRCMDSPGGATANGTRLTIWDCNGTGAQKFSLGVATGSCPTYSDTPDFGPNVHIYDHSMSDATIQASLNSIFEAQKSTATAQFATRRDAELFKPSATPYTVGANIGFNTSIHGLGLNPDDTRINGAVTVDAFNASDAGNATQNFWRAAENLSVNTLGGTNRWAVAQAAPFRRMHVIGGLNLFPASYGWASGGYIADSKIDGNAESASQQQWYTRDSTLGSWSGSNWNMVFSGVNGAPANNFNTDPAAGPRYTTLGTTPVSRDVPYLYLDGAGKYRVFLPSLRTNASGPSWAGGSTPGSSLPMSTFFVARPSDSAATINTAFANGCNVFFTPGVYHVNQTLHVTKANTVVLGIGYATIIPDGGVNAMDVADVDGVRIKGLLFDAGTTNTDTLLKVGLAKTSVSHAANPTTIQDVFFRIGGMVAGKATNSLVVNTNNTIVDHTWAWRADHGSGVGWAVNTADNGLTVNGDNVLATGLFVEHYQKNEVVWNGANGRIIFFQNEMPYDPPNQAAWMNGSQNGYPAIKVGSGVTTFEAWGLGSYCYFNVNPAVASARAFEVPAVAGVKFHNMAVVSLGGVGTISRVINNTGAAANSTTNNVYLVNFP; encoded by the coding sequence ATGTTGGCGGCCACGGGTGCCACGTACAGCCTCGCCGTCCCCGCCGAGTCGGCCTACGCCGCCGTGGTCGGCGACCCCATCACCGGGCCGGGTGGGAAGTGCGTCGACGTCTCCGGTGACGACACCGGCGTCAACGGGACGGCGGTCCAGCTGTGGGACTGCCAGAGCGCGGCCGCCGACCAGCACTGGAGCTGGAGCGGCACCGCCCTGACGACCATCGGGCGCTGCCTCGACGTCACCAGCGGCGGCACCGCCAACAGCACCCCGCTCCAGCTCTGGGACTGCAACGGCACCGGCGCCCAGCAGTGGGTGCAGCAGGCCGACGGCTCCATGCGCAACCCTCAGTCCGGCCGCTGCATGGACTCTCCAGGCGGCGCCACCGCCAACGGCACCCGCCTGACGATCTGGGACTGCAACGGCACCGGCGCCCAGAAGTTCTCGCTCGGGGTGGCCACCGGCTCCTGCCCGACCTACTCCGACACGCCTGACTTCGGGCCCAACGTGCACATCTACGACCACAGCATGAGCGATGCCACCATCCAGGCTTCGCTGAACAGCATCTTCGAGGCGCAGAAGAGCACCGCGACGGCGCAGTTCGCCACCCGCCGCGACGCGGAGCTGTTCAAGCCCAGTGCCACGCCGTACACGGTCGGGGCGAACATCGGGTTCAACACCTCGATCCACGGCCTCGGCCTGAACCCTGACGACACCCGCATCAACGGTGCGGTGACCGTCGACGCGTTCAACGCCAGCGATGCCGGCAACGCCACCCAGAACTTCTGGCGGGCCGCCGAGAACCTGTCGGTCAACACCCTCGGCGGCACCAACCGCTGGGCGGTCGCGCAGGCTGCGCCGTTCCGGCGGATGCACGTCATCGGCGGCCTCAACCTCTTCCCGGCCAGCTACGGCTGGGCCAGCGGCGGCTACATCGCCGACTCGAAGATCGACGGCAATGCCGAGTCGGCCTCGCAGCAGCAGTGGTACACCAGGGACAGCACGCTGGGCAGCTGGAGCGGCTCCAACTGGAACATGGTCTTCTCCGGGGTCAACGGGGCACCCGCGAACAACTTCAACACCGACCCGGCGGCCGGCCCCCGCTACACGACGCTGGGCACCACGCCGGTCTCCCGCGACGTCCCGTACCTGTACCTCGACGGCGCCGGCAAGTACCGGGTGTTCCTGCCGTCCCTGCGGACGAACGCGTCCGGACCGAGCTGGGCGGGCGGCTCGACACCGGGCAGCTCGCTGCCGATGAGCACCTTCTTCGTCGCCCGCCCCAGCGACTCGGCGGCGACGATCAACACGGCGTTCGCCAACGGCTGCAACGTCTTCTTCACCCCGGGCGTCTACCACGTCAACCAGACGCTGCACGTCACCAAGGCGAACACGGTCGTCCTCGGCATCGGCTATGCCACGATCATCCCCGACGGCGGGGTCAACGCGATGGACGTCGCCGACGTCGACGGCGTACGGATCAAGGGCCTGCTCTTCGACGCCGGGACCACCAACACCGACACCCTGCTCAAGGTCGGTCTGGCGAAGACGTCCGTGTCGCACGCGGCCAACCCGACCACGATCCAGGATGTGTTCTTCCGCATCGGCGGCATGGTCGCGGGCAAGGCGACGAACAGCCTGGTGGTCAACACCAACAACACCATCGTCGACCACACCTGGGCCTGGCGTGCCGATCACGGCAGCGGCGTCGGCTGGGCGGTGAACACCGCGGACAACGGACTGACCGTCAACGGTGACAACGTCCTCGCGACGGGTCTGTTCGTCGAGCACTACCAGAAGAACGAGGTGGTCTGGAACGGCGCCAACGGCCGGATCATCTTCTTCCAGAACGAGATGCCGTACGACCCGCCGAACCAGGCGGCCTGGATGAACGGCTCGCAGAACGGCTACCCGGCCATCAAGGTTGGCTCCGGCGTCACCACGTTCGAGGCCTGGGGTCTGGGCAGCTACTGCTACTTCAACGTCAACCCGGCGGTGGCCTCGGCCCGTGCGTTCGAGGTGCCCGCGGTCGCCGGGGTGAAGTTCCACAACATGGCGGTCGTCTCCCTCGGCGGCGTCGGCACCATTTCCCGCGTCATCAACAACACCGGGGCGGCGGCGAACTCCACCACCAACAACGTCTACCTGGTGAACTTCCCCTGA